The window GGGCCCTTCATCATAGTGACTCAGAATGACCCGAAGCTGGCCGTCCTGCGCGTTAGCGGGGACAGAAAGCATGAATGCGACTCCGACGGGATGATCGGCGCCCGAGTTCGTCGTATAATCGGATTCCTTGTCCGCATAGGTAACGGTGGCCGGCGAAAAACCCCCGAGGGTTCGATAGAAGAACTGGTGGGCCTCGGCTTCCTCCTCCACCTCCTCGGTGATGTTCTCCGCCGGGCTTTCCAACTCGTTCAACACCTGTACCGCGCCGTCGTAATCCGTACCCGCGTTTACGACCAGCGTGCCCACAACCGGAGCATTACCGCCTTCGCCGTCCAGGTCCTGGAACTGCACAGTAACCGGCGCTCCTCCGCCACTGGGCGTAAGCGTGATCCTGAGCGTCGTGATGAGTTCTTCTTCACCCGGTCCATGGTCGTCCTCTTCATGTTCTTCCGGTTCGGTAGGACCGGTCGGACTGGATTCTTCGTCGTCGGCGCAGGCGAACGTGAGCGCGGCGGTGACGAATACCGCGACGGTAAGGACGGACAGTACGTTCCAGCGATGCTTGAACATGTCGGGCTTCTCCTCTTTGCTGTGCTGCGTGAAGTAAAATGAACTGCTTTTACATAAACGGCACCAGGTACCGCGATCCGGCGCCGGTCCGGATAACCCTGACAGAAAACTACAGGTTCTGTTGCCGATTTCGGTGCCGACCGATGCGGGTGAACCCCGAGCCGGCGATTGGAACCGGCCCTCGACCCCTGCGTGCAATCATCCGGGCGGTATCGATACGGCCGGCGATTCGAGCGGTCTGGACTTACCAATCTGGACGTCTGGAAGGGTCACGGGCCGCGCCGATAGGATTCGGGCGATCGGCCGGAGGCCTGAGCCTGCAGGCTGTCGGGTCAGGGAAGGGGCGGCGCGCGGTTTCGGTGTTGCGCGTCCTGAAGCCGGGGGTATCCGGGTTCCGGTTCGCCGGCCACGGGGCAGACAAACTCGTAGTCCGGGAGGGTAGAAGAGGACTTTTCAAGTACCGCGAAGGACGCGGCGGCAATAAGGCAGCCCTGGCAGTGGTCCACATGAGCGGCGCTGGTCTCCAGCGCGGCGCAGTCATGCGGGTCACTGGCGAAAAGCAAGGCGAAAACAAGGACGGATGTGAAGGTAAGCAGTCTCATGCCGGACTCGTCACGTGGTGGCTGGACCAATCCTGAAGATCGCGAACGAATTCGAAGCTTCAACAGTAGTTTTCAGTTGCTTAAATCTGTGCAATTTCAGCCGATTTGTCAAGTGATTTCGCGGCTTCGCCGAATACGGTCTTGACACGGACCCGACCCCTTGTTATTATTCCGCGCCGCGAAATAAAGCAACGCCAAAAACACGCGGACATCTGCAATTTTGGCTTGAAAAGGAGCGAGAACAGGGGTGTCCGAAAAACCCATGATCGAGACGAATGGGCTTTGTAAGTACTACGGTTCGTTCGTCGCCGTGCAAGACATCACCTTTACCATTCCCGAAGGCCAGATCGTGGCGTTCCTGGGGCCCAACGGCGCCGGCAAGTCCACCACGATGAAGATGCTGAGCGGCTATCTCGGCGCGAGCGCGGGCAGCGCGGCAGTCGCCGGGCTCGACGTGAGGCGCGAACGCCTGGCCATGTCGAGACACCTGGGATACCTGCCCGAAAACGGCCCGCTGT is drawn from Gemmatimonadota bacterium and contains these coding sequences:
- a CDS encoding type 1 periplasmic binding fold superfamily protein, translated to MFKHRWNVLSVLTVAVFVTAALTFACADDEESSPTGPTEPEEHEEDDHGPGEEELITTLRITLTPSGGGAPVTVQFQDLDGEGGNAPVVGTLVVNAGTDYDGAVQVLNELESPAENITEEVEEEAEAHQFFYRTLGGFSPATVTYADKESDYTTNSGADHPVGVAFMLSVPANAQDGQLRVILSHYDEGPKDGVTQSDETDIDVTFQVEVR